The Bradysia coprophila strain Holo2 chromosome IV, BU_Bcop_v1, whole genome shotgun sequence genome includes a region encoding these proteins:
- the LOC119085812 gene encoding uncharacterized protein LOC119085812: MGDEWNYPKLPSHKTIRILFPVKYHKATAFRLSDYERYGTVRSRRYDIVKNNLECQVEFEDEGVVDKILSDGYIYINDQRIKVEPMTNPDSKRIKIEPMTTPDSKRIEIEPMTTPDSKRIKIEPMTTPDSNLASTMNNDQSIIDNELNLTGLNDDCLRSIFREVGIRTLWSLANVCLRFNDLAKEVFRLKYKDSEIQSFDVSMNDPISLPQFEASLKTFGSSIRQLRIGSECEERQLTDVLLQIDRNCPNIKSLSMPYVAIGSDTISLECRSVFSRLESLYINFSGDNTNYSDILQKKVLPKLTSLTVSVEKYEHEHLESCFAPENNWQLEQLNILTEGEIALNTTGTETPMLSSSHLFPLICERYANISILNIEFDHADDNFQTNVLQLGRLKRLRNLRLDFNGNDPSPLLDAILQNGIQLKLLNIYNGVIGNDAMVLLSRFETLHKLEIVSSHYDEDDLIQLVKELPTLSQLIISLDYIPSSAANMIDTITSIISNGKNLSHLNVMVNKFSEITSIGTNDYNAILKIVEQRVVPVVNLTVIITGFYGPKNVAHYITIASSPELLKLQINYGDTSMV; encoded by the exons atgGGTGATGAATGGAATTACCCGAAATTACCTTCTCATAAAACAATTCGAAttttgtttccagtcaaatatCATAAG gCCACTGCTTTTCGTCTTTCTGACTATGAACGGTATGGAACGGTTCGATCACGACGATACGATATCGTCAAAAACAACTTAGAGTGTCAGGTTGAGTTCGAAGACGAAGGCGTTGTAGATAAAATTTTATCGGATGGATACATTTACATAAACGATCAACGAATCAAAGTCGAACCAATGACGAACCCAGATTCAAAACGAATCAAAATCGAACCAATGACGACACCAGATTCAAAACGAATCGAAATCGAACCAATGACGACACCAGATTCAAAACGAATCAAAATCGAACCAATGACGACACCAGATTCAAATCTCGCTTCCACGATGAACAACGACCAATCGATTATTGACAACGAACTCAATCTCACTGGATTAAATGATGACTGTTTACGCTCGATTTTCCGGGAAGTGGGCATACGGACACTGTGGTCGCTGGCCAACGTTTGTCTGCGTTTCAATGACCTTGCTAAAGAGGTTTTCAGATTGAAATACAAAGACAGCGAAATTCAATCCTTTGACGTCTCAATGAATGATCCGATTTCATTGCCGCAGTTCGAAGCGTCTTTGAAAACATTTGGATCGTCGATTCGACAATTACGTATCGGATCGGAATGCGAAGAACGTCAGCTGACCGATGTACTGCTGCAAATTGATAGGAATTGCCCGAATATTAAATCGTTAAGTATGCCTTATGTGGCCATTGGTAGTGATACAATATCGTTAGAATGTCGGTCGGTATTTTCTCGATTAGAAAGTCTATACATTAATTTTTCTGGTGATAACACGAACTACAGTGacattttacaaaagaaagtGTTGCCAAAACTGACTTCCTTAACTGTTTCAGTAGAAAAGTATGAGCACGAGCACCTTGAGTCGTGTTTCGCACCAGAAAATAATTGGCAATTAGAACAGCTGAATATTTTAACCGAAGGTGAAATTGCACTGAACACCACTGGTACAGAGACGCCAATGCTGTCATCGTCACATTTGTTTCCATTGATTTGTGAACGATATGCCAATATCAGTATATTGAATATAGAATTTGACCATGCGGATGACAATTTTCAAACGAATGTGCTACAATTAGGTCGACTGAAGCGACTACGTAATTTGCGTTTAGATTTTAATGGGAACGACCCTTCTCCACTGTTGGATGCAATACTTCAAAATGgcattcaattgaaattgttgaacATTTATAATGGTGTTATTGGGAACGATGCAATGGTCCTACTTTCTCGATTCGAAACTCTCCACAAATTGGAAATTGTATCTTCACACTATGATGAAGATGATCTAATTCAATTGGTAAAAGAATTACCCACACTATCTCAACTAATTATTTCTCTTGATTATATACCATCGTCAGCTGCAAATATGATCGATACGATAAcatcaataatttcgaatggaAAGAATTTGTCGCATTTGAATGTTATGGTGAATAAGTTTTCTGAAATAACGTCTATCGGTACCAACGACTACAACGCGATTCTGAAGATTGTTGAGCAACGTGTGGTACCTGTGGTGAATCTCACAGTTATCATTACGGGTTTCTATGGGCCGAAAAATGTAGCGCATTACATTACAATCGCGTCGAGTCCAGAATTATTAAAGCTTCAAATCAATTATGGAGACACATCGATGGTGTAA
- the LOC119086042 gene encoding uncharacterized protein LOC119086042, translating to MVDSKVFGRFHNDEYEIVSYSDNYWDQCDKVLNDAFYDLEYVCIGYGINLPGTEEVRKELSTLVRETTKDGVSLLAREISTGEIVGFSFNKLQPKPTSDEVSFFEIIRDRCQNPTSKAYIQMMIDCDKELDLFDQFKTDCLMELMFLGVTPTHCRKSIGKTLTDYTIRLALELKNGNGLDRLPANLKSARPTIVTSLFASKVSQSIGRSMGFEFFNRFPYTDIWFDGKSLAERIGTDDEATILCVKFL from the exons ATGGTTGATTCGAAGGTATTTGGTCGTTTTCATAATG ATGAGTACGAAATAGTTTCCTATTCAGACAATTATTGGGACCAGTGTGATAAA GTGCTCAATGATGCCTTCTATGACCTAGAGTATGTGTGCATTGGCTATGGAATTAATCTTCCCGGAACGGAAGAGGTTCGCAAAGAACTTTCTACATTGGTCAGAGAAACAACCAAAGACGGTGTGTCATTACTGGCGAGAGAAATTTCGACCGGCGAAATTGTTGGATTTTCTTTCAACAAACTACAG CCGAAACCAACATCCGACGAAGtatcatttttcgaaattattcgAGATCGATGCCAGAACCCGACCAGCAAAGCATACATTCAAATGATGATCGATTGTGACAAGGAACTGGACTTATTCGATCAATTCAAAACCGACTGTTTGATGGAATTGATGTTCTTGGGAGTGACACCCACACACTGCCGAAAATCCATCGGGAAAACATTGACCGACTACACCATTCGATTAGCGCTGGAACTTAAAAATGGGAACGGTTTGGATCGACTTCCTGCCAATTTGAAATCAGCTAGACCAACAATTGTTACGTCACTTTTTGCTTCTAAAGTATCACAATCGATAGGACGTAGCATGggctttgaattttttaatcgATTCCCTTACACCGATATCTGGTTCGATGGAAAATCGCTGGCAGAACGAATAGGAACTGATGATGAAGCAACAATTTTGTgtgtcaaatttttgtaa